The DNA segment AAATGGATTCATTGtacttttatatatgaaatttttcTGTCAGGTCTGACTGGTTAAGAATGTTAGTGTAAGATTTTGTTAGAAAATACGCAACGTATAAtcaattttttgataaaattgtatCCTAAAATAGGCTTTGTTAAGTGCGCACACTTAGTATAGTCCATTATCTGCGCAAGCAAAACAATTATTgtctactttatttttatataaaaatctcctctatagctatttattattaatgttctctaaaaatgttattgttttatatttattacatatctttcattttataaattatctgattgttataattttgaGTTACTTTATAATGACGTAGGTACGAGCTAGATTATTGTGACAATTGTATAAAAAGTCGTttgccatttttattttaagttggcCATATCATTTTGATTGCCTGGCGCCGCCCAGCGGCGGTAGATCTTATTGTAACATTTAACTTAGTTCAATTtacaatagaattattttagGTAAATACCTAATAAGCTATAAATGAAGTGTCAAACATGCGCATTAAATAGATAACTGATAATGTACAGAATTAGAAGTTACTTTATAAGAACATAGCATAGAATGTTTCTTGCAGTGAtagttgataattttattgcCGTGTTATTTGTGGATCACGGATTTACTTCATTTGTACCtgctacaaatttatttttgtatttttattacagctTTATAAATTGGAACGATGCTTTTAGTTACTCGGTGACTTTGATATTTCTAGTCTAGGTTAATTGTAATAAGCTAGCGAAAGATTATGGTGAACGTATTTTTATAAGGACTGGCTATGCAGAGGCCAAATTAGTTTCAGACTTTTGTCTGTCAATTCATCCACATTGCAATACAGTCCAGATTGTTATGCCATCCCgcttttaaatttgtatgtagTTATTCACACGAAAACATTGCCTGTGACtatcattgtaataataaattaagcacaaatgtaataaataaagaattgaaaaataaaataaaaatattattcgaatAAAACATCCTGTCAAtgtcatttacattttattatttaaaaaaataattccaaaataagcaacaaacaaataacaacTTAAAACATTTCATGGTGTATACATCAGCTTACTTTAACACTGTAATGATGTCAGAATGTTGTGCTCGGTAATACAGTAttgaaaaattcaatatttatcacaaacatatttagaaaaaaCTAAATATGGCACTACTTAAAGGAACCAAGTTAGTACGAACAAGCAAGAGAATAAAATTCCGTTCAACTTGCGATTGTGTCACACAGTGTGATATCCTTAACTAAGATATAcattccaataaaaatatttgagcgtcataaattaaaagttaagtcTATTAcagtgttttaattatagaatagcGAAATAAAcacgtaataatatataacttatatattcagATTCattcttacaaatatattttttatcagcttgagctataaacaatattaataatgaattccTTATTCACCCATAAAATATGTCTGTAATTAGGATGCAgcattatatgatattatagcGTTTAAACATTACGAAACTACGAATTATAAAGTAGGAGCCCGTAATTTTACCATAATATACGAGCTCGTATAAAGTATAGCGAACAGAATTAAATTTTACCGGCAGCCGTGTTCTCTGTACGCGGTACGTTCGCAAGGTCTAGTCATTTCATCTAACGATTCGTCATTTCGCGTCAGGACGCAGATTTTTGGTCTGCAATATCGCAAATTATAAAGCGGCGAGACGACGAACGTGGGTCGATACACTTAGTTTAAATTCCATTACACAATATTACAAAAAGGAAATACGGCTGACGTAGACTATCAATATTATTGTCCATAAGACGATCCGGGCGGACGAGAGAGGCGAGGTAGTGGCGCGGGGTTCGGGGAAGGCGCTCAGTCGACGATCGATATCTGCGCGTAGCCGACGAGCCCCTTCTCGTCGGCCGGCTCGGCGGGGTCGGCCGACTCCAGCCGGAAGGTGAGCGAGCGCGGCGCGGGCGCCCCCCCCGGGAACAGGTGCGCGTCCACGAGGCGCTGCAGCTGCGTCGCGATGGCGCCCGCGTCCGCCGCCGCCACCAGCCCCGCGCCCACCAGCTCCGTGGCGATGCCGTCCGCCGAGTCCTTGCCCGGCGCGAACTCGAACCGGATGTCGTTGAGCTCCTTGCGGGCGTTGCGCATGCGCAACACGAGGTTGATCTGCGGCGCGTCCTCAGGCTCGACGGAGCCGATGCTGAAGCCGGCGCGCGGCTCGGCGTCGCTGTCGCTGTCGGACGAGTCGGCCCGCAGCAGGTGGTTCATTGGTCGGTCGCGGCCCGCCTCgccgtcgtcgtcgtcgtcctcCTCGTCGCTCTCCCACACCCACTCGCCGGTCTCCATGCGGTGCAGGCGCCCGGACGTGCCGGGTTGCCGCTTGCTCGCCTTGTGCACGCGCGTCTCCATGCTGGGCCCGATCGACACGAGCGTCTGCACGAGATACTTCCGGTCTTTCGCTTTTTTGAAGAACGAATGTTTGAGCAGCTCTGTCGCCGAGGGCCTTTTTGTGGGATCCTTTTGAAGACACTCCGATATCATCTTTCTGAATGTTTTGCCGTAGGCCTTGTATTGGTCTTTATCTTCGGCACCGGTATCGAGTGTCGGCGGATCGTTTTGAAGGGTCAACATCAGCACTTTCATAGGGGGATACTTGTGGTAGGGCGCAGTACCTGTCGCCATCTCTATGGCTGTGATGCCGAAGGACCAAATGTCTGCTTTGAAGTCGTAGCCATGGTTCTGCTCCATGACTTCGGGTGCCATCCAGCAGGGGGTACCGACGAACGTGTGTCGCACTTTTTGCCTCGACAGATCTCTTCCCGTCGCCAGCCAGGCTGAAACGCCAAAATCCGCAATCTGAACGATACCATCATCTCCGAGAAGAATGTTACCAGCTTTAATATCCCTGTGAATTTGTCCATTCTGGTGAAAATATTCGAGGCCCTTCAGCACCTCCTTCAGAACAGTAGCTATAGTTGCCTCATCGAAGACACCGTGTTTACAATTGGAGATCctcattttatgtttaattatatctaatagACTGCCACCTTCTAAAAGTCTCAAGACGAGCCACAGCTCTTCTTTAACGACGAAACTAGTGTAGTATGTTACGACATTTTCATGGTTACAACTAGACATGGCTTGGATTTCCTTAAGGAGTTCATCCATAGAGGTGTTCCATTTTTCTAGATTGATTCGTTTTATAGCGCATTTCTCTCCTCGAGGACGGCAGAAAGCGGCGTGCACTACAGCCGTTGCGCCAACACCGATTACTTCCAATAGTTCATAGTCATCTTGACTGTTTGGCCACATGTGACCTGAACTcgccattttaatttttgttttatacttgGGTACACAATCTAAAgtattgtttgtaaaatattttattttttgtactacTAGTAAGGCCAATGACTAAGGCAAggataagattatttaattttgtgtatgaattttaataaaagcggGGATCACTTGGTCACCCATGTTGATATGGTTTTTTGGTATGTAGTTTTGTCTTACAATAACACTTTTCTTTAAATCTGTTTCAAAACGATGAAGTGAATGAAACGTTTCTCTGAGTGCTAATATGGTTTTGTCTTCTTTAATTACAGTGGTATTGTTTAGGTCTACATTTGATGGATAGAGGTGGTCACCTGAAAATTCAAAaagtaattaaactttaaatatatattatacatttataaagcaAACTGCAAGTTATAAAGATAATgtgttatgttataatatttatcatggaAGCTACTAGAAATGATTCGTATATAAAACTGATAActgtaagaacaaaacttaACCTGGTAAGAGGAACACAATGCCATCTTTAGCTCGTATACGAACAGGATAAAACAATTCATCACCGTGGCTGCTTCTTTCTCTagca comes from the Nymphalis io chromosome 1, ilAglIoxx1.1, whole genome shotgun sequence genome and includes:
- the LOC126770159 gene encoding STE20/SPS1-related proline-alanine-rich protein kinase-like: MASSGHMWPNSQDDYELLEVIGVGATAVVHAAFCRPRGEKCAIKRINLEKWNTSMDELLKEIQAMSSCNHENVVTYYTSFVVKEELWLVLRLLEGGSLLDIIKHKMRISNCKHGVFDEATIATVLKEVLKGLEYFHQNGQIHRDIKAGNILLGDDGIVQIADFGVSAWLATGRDLSRQKVRHTFVGTPCWMAPEVMEQNHGYDFKADIWSFGITAIEMATGTAPYHKYPPMKVLMLTLQNDPPTLDTGAEDKDQYKAYGKTFRKMISECLQKDPTKRPSATELLKHSFFKKAKDRKYLVQTLVSIGPSMETRVHKASKRQPGTSGRLHRMETGEWVWESDEEDDDDDGEAGRDRPMNHLLRADSSDSDSDAEPRAGFSIGSVEPEDAPQINLVLRMRNARKELNDIRFEFAPGKDSADGIATELVGAGLVAAADAGAIATQLQRLVDAHLFPGGAPAPRSLTFRLESADPAEPADEKGLVGYAQISIVD